In Papaver somniferum cultivar HN1 chromosome 1, ASM357369v1, whole genome shotgun sequence, a genomic segment contains:
- the LOC113302086 gene encoding fasciclin-like arabinogalactan protein 1, with protein sequence MEMSRILTGASILITLTLLVSSVSAHNITKILAEHPDFSTFNHYLSETHLAQEINRRQTITVCAVDNAGMAELLSKHLSLFALKNVLSFHILLDYFGAKKLHQITDGTALAATMFQATGSATGSAGFVNITDYKGGKVRLGAEDNDGTLSSEYVKSVQEIPYNISVIQISKILSSPEAEAPTPGPAQVNLTELMSKQGCKVFADLLVSSGAYATFQENADGGLTVFCPLDDPMKAFQPKYDNLTDDGKVALLSYHALPTYNSMQMLKQNNGIVNTLATDGGKTYQFTVQNDGESVTLKTKTVTAKITGKLIDEMPLAIYTINKVLLPKELFKKALAPTPAPAPAPEKAADSPKKAKGDKDEDLAPEPMSPDGEPADQEADDNGSIRSSGGRWVSVVLGVWLAAYLLV encoded by the coding sequence ATGGAGATGTCCCGGATTTTAACCGGGGCTTCAATTCTCATCACTTTAACACTTCTAGTATCATCTGTATCAGCTCACAACATCACAAAAATCTTAGCTGAACACCCAGATTTCTCAACTTTCAATCACTACCTATCAGAAACACATTTAGCACAAGAAATTAACAGACGTCAAACAATCACAGTATGTGCTGTTGATAATGCAGGAATGGCAGAACTATTGTCAAAACATCTATCACTTTTCGCTCTCAAAAATGTCCTTTCTTTTCATATCCTTCTTGATTATTTTGGTGCTAAAAAACTCCATCAGATTACCGACGGTACAGCTTTAGCAGCAACAATGTTTCAAGCTACTGGATCTGCAACTGGTTCAGCAGGTTTCGTCAACATTACAGATTACAAGGGCGGTAAAGTCCGTCTCGGTGCCGAAGATAATGATGGAACTCTAAGCTCGGAATATGTTAAATCAGTGCAAGAAATTCCATATAATATCTCAGTTATTCAAATCAGCAAGATATTGTCTTCCCCTGAGGCTGAAGCACCGACACCCGGTCCTGCACAGGTTAACCTAACCGAGTTAATGTCGAAACAAGGTTGCAAAGTTTTTGCAGATTTGTTAGTCTCTTCAGGAGCATATGCTACTTTCCAAGAAAATGCTGATGGTGGGTTAACTGTTTTCTGCCCGCTGGATGATCCAATGAAAGCGTTTCAACCCAAATACGATAATTTAACCGATGACGGAAAAGTTGCTTTGTTATCCTATCACGCTCTGCCTACTTATAATTCGATGCAAATGTTGAAACAAAACAATGGTATTGTGAACACTTTGGCTACTGATGGTGGAAAAACGTATCAATTTACTGTTCAGAATGACGGTGAATCTGTTACATTGAAGACCAAAACTGTTACAGCGAAAATTACAGGGAAATTGATTGATGAAATGCCATTAGCTATTTACACAATTAATAAGGTATTGTTGCCTAAAGAATTGTTCAAGAAAGCTTTAGCGCCGACTCCAGCTCCAGCACCTGCCCCGGAAAAAGCTGCCGATTCACCTAAAAAGGCTAAAGGTGATAAGGATGAGGATTTGGCTCCTGAGCCGATGTCTCCTGATGGTGAGCCAGCGGATCAAGAGGCTGATGATAACGGCAGTATTAGATCCAGTGGTGGGAGATGGGTTAGTGTTGTATTGGGTGTGTGGTTAGCAGCTTATCTGTTGGTGTAG
- the LOC113333021 gene encoding protein ALP1-like — MTTVRLWVMQDLVYKSDTNCKSQLRLDRRTFRILCHKLSTISGLEDNRNSDVEEMVAVFLYVIAHHHKNRVVGFMFKRFGETISRYVNTVLKGVIRLQGELLKQPVAVATSSVDERWNCFKNCLGALDGTHISIHVATEDKPRYRTRKSSIATNVLCVCSHNLEVIYVYPGWEGSAADSRVLREAIYKKNGLEVPQGYYYLVDAGYPNSGGFLAPFRGQRYHLKEWGQGRLEPRTAEELFNMKHCRARNVIERVFGLLKMRWAILRSPSWYPVNIHCRFIMACCLIHNLIRREMLMDEFLEEDNYEDGPVNLVSPQESRMIEFVDSSDYWVVQRKELADQMWERWTARRRRRVVS, encoded by the exons ATGACTACTGTACGACTGTGGGTGATGCAAGATTTAGTTTACAAAAGCGACACAAATTGTAAATCGCAACTTCGCCTCGATAGACGTACTTTTCGAATACTTTGCCATAAGCTGTCCACAATAAGCGGACTAGAAGATAATAGGAATTCTGATGTTGAAGAAATGGTTGCGGTATTTTTGTATGTAATTGCACATCACCATAAGAATAGAGTTGTAGGGTTTATGTTCAAGCGATTTGGAGAAACCATTAGCAGATATGTAAACACGGTATTGAAAGGAGTTATTAGACTTCAAGGGGAGTTGCTCAAACAACCAGTTGCAGTGGCTACAAGTTCTGTTGATGAGAGATGGAATTGCTTCAAG AACTGCCTAGGGGCATTAGATGGAACACATATTAGTATCCATGTGGCAACCGAAGACAAGCCTAGGTATCGTACAAGGAAGAGCTCGATTGCAACTAATGTATTATGTGTATGCTCCCATAACTTGGAGGTTATATATGTGTATCCTGGCTGGGAAGGTTCAGCTGCCGATTCTCGTGTTCTTAGAGAAGcaatatacaaaaagaatggcTTAGAAGTTCCACAAG GTTACTATTACCTTGTCGATGCCGGTTATCCGAATAGTGGAGGATTTCTTGCGCCTTTTAGAGGTCAACGTTATCATTTAAAGGAATGGGGGCAAGGTCGTTTAGAACCAAGGACAGCTGAAGAACtattcaatatgaaacattgtaGGGCTAGGAATGTGATTGAACGCGTTTTTGGATTGTTGAAAATGAGATGGGCAATACTTCGGAGTCCTTCATGGTATCCAGTAAACATACATTGTCGTTTTATCATGGCTTGTTGTTTAATCCATAACCTTATTAGGAGAGAAATGCTTATGGATGAATTTCTAGAGGAAGACAATTATGAAGATGGACCAGTTAATTTAGTTTCTCCTCAAGAAAGTCGAATGATAGAATTTGTTGATTCCTCAGATTATTGGGTtgttcagaggaaagagttagcTGATCAAATGTGGGAAAGATGGACTGCACGTAGACGTAGACGCGTAGTTAGTTAA
- the LOC113351233 gene encoding uncharacterized protein LOC113351233, whose product MPNYVCDLMNANGDWDMCIISYYIDIAYHNAIKAVATNTYEHDRIRWKSTTSGNLTTKSVYNYLTNLHLDKDEANFWKRIWKLNITPKVNMFCWKVVNNALALGKNMSKYVKDTEPYCMMRDNQNVEDEMHLFVNCSFSGKVWQASNLNNIHLNSGNTNFLQWFKTWMNVKSLNEKHNLLCFILWSIWKYRNSVHFDNVVPDVKKLIDNIRASHLKLSVDRDSKAGHVSTDAKKSHYNNHNSDGDNYDWFIHFDASFIEADYTMGYAISILDKTGTRKHCRAGCSWASNPLEAEAKAGIEAIRWMKELKLQNCCIISDCQILMKILKGEADPENQPWRSQASINRCKFSLMHCVSVSFMYKSRTYINFEDKLVKEVRSRKISYFSMENENENVMSNILERVIFGLTPILYILQTSAYI is encoded by the coding sequence ATGCCTAATTATGTCTGTGATCTTATGAATGCAAATGGAGATTGGGATATGTGCATTATTAGTTACTACATTGATATTGCTTATCATAATGCTATTAAAGCTGTTGCTACTAATACATATGAACATGATAGAATCAGATGGAAATCTACGACTTCTGGGAATCTCACGACTAAGTCAGTTTATAATTACCTGACTAATCTTCACTTGGACAAAGATGAAGCTAATTTCTGGAAACGGATTTGGAAACTTAATATTACCCCTAAAGTGAATATGTTCTGCTGGAAAGTTGTGAATAATGCTCTTGCTCTTGGGAAAAACATGTCTAAATATGTTAAGGATACTGAACCATACTGCATGATGCGTGATAATCAGAATGTTGAGGATGAAATGCATTTATTTGTGAATTGTAGCTTTTCTGGGAAGGTCTGGCAAGCTTCTAATCTGAATAACATCCACCTTAACAGTGGAAATACTAATTTCTTGCAATGGTTTAAAACCTGGATGAATGTTAAATCTCTTAATGAAAAGCACAATTTGCTTTGTTTTATCTTGTGGTCCATCTGGAAATATAGGAACAGTGTGCATTTTGATAATGTAGTGCCTGATGTGAAAAAActgattgataatattagagcATCCCACCTGAAGTTAAGTGTAGATAGGGACAGTAAAGCTGGTCATGTTTCTACCGATGCTAAGAAGTCTCATTACAACAATCACAACTCTGACGGTGACAATTATGATTGGTTTATACACTTTGACGCCTCTTTTATTGAAGCTGATTACACTATGGGATATGCAATCTCTATTCTTGATAAAACAGGGACCAGAAAACATTGTCGAGCAGGATGCAGCTGGGCTTCCAACCCCTTAGAAGCTGAAGCAAAAGCCGGAATTGAGGCGATAAGGTGGATGAAGGAACTAAAGCTACAAAATTGCTGCATAATCAGTGATTGTCAAATCTTGATGAAAATTTTGAAAGGTGAAGCAGATCCTGAAAACCAACCTTGGAGGTCTCAGGCAAGCATCAATAGATGCAAATTTTCTCTTATGCATTGTGTTTCGGTTTCCTTTATGTATAAATCTAGAACCTATATTAATTTCGAAGACAAATTAGTTAAAGAAGTAAGATCTAGGAAAATCAGTTATTTCTCTATGgagaatgaaaatgaaaatgtaaTGTCAAACATCCTAGAAAGAGTTATTTTTGGATTAACTCCTATCTTGTATATTTTGCAAACTTCAGCTTATATATAA